A single genomic interval of Streptomyces sp. BA2 harbors:
- a CDS encoding DUF5999 family protein: MCAHQPPCPPADSPGHLAARVLSAHPEQGWSLLCNGTIVFDDTGELLPDGRVVAAARPLAMAMAA, encoded by the coding sequence ATGTGCGCCCACCAGCCCCCGTGCCCGCCCGCCGACAGCCCCGGCCACCTCGCGGCCCGCGTCCTGTCCGCCCACCCCGAACAGGGCTGGAGCCTGCTGTGCAACGGCACGATCGTCTTCGACGACACCGGCGAACTGCTGCCGGACGGAAGGGTGGTGGCCGCAGCGAGGCCGCTGGCGATGGCGATGGCGGCCTGA
- a CDS encoding DUF2867 domain-containing protein: MKLPKTAHTSRPWRIHELTRDFQVEDVWALPTPGGPDDLPRLVEQTVRGDDFPKNAPLVVRVVWAARWKIGAVLGWDRPKTGLGSRVVSLRDRMPDDLREAPKGPESDTFPLTPMYLLKDEWAAEMANGTVHTVMHIGWVPDGSGGYRGQMAVLVKPNGRFGAAYMAAIKPFRLWIVYPALMREIGRSWRAGAEGQPPVRT; encoded by the coding sequence ATGAAACTGCCGAAGACCGCGCACACGTCACGTCCCTGGCGCATCCACGAGCTCACCCGCGACTTCCAGGTGGAGGACGTGTGGGCGCTGCCCACGCCGGGCGGCCCCGACGACCTTCCCAGGCTGGTGGAGCAGACCGTCCGTGGCGACGACTTCCCCAAGAACGCCCCGCTCGTCGTCCGTGTGGTGTGGGCGGCCCGCTGGAAGATCGGTGCGGTGCTCGGCTGGGACCGCCCGAAGACGGGCCTGGGCTCCCGGGTGGTCTCGCTGCGGGACCGGATGCCGGACGACCTGCGCGAGGCACCGAAGGGCCCGGAGTCCGACACGTTCCCGCTCACCCCGATGTACCTGCTCAAGGACGAGTGGGCCGCGGAGATGGCCAACGGCACCGTGCACACGGTCATGCACATCGGCTGGGTACCGGACGGATCCGGCGGCTACCGAGGCCAGATGGCCGTCCTGGTGAAGCCGAACGGGCGGTTCGGCGCGGCCTACATGGCGGCGATCAAGCCGTTCCGGCTCTGGATCGTGTACCCCGCGCTGATGCGGGAGATCGGACGCTCGTGGCGAGCGGGCGCCGAGGGGCAGCCGCCCGTGCGTACGTAA
- a CDS encoding TetR/AcrR family transcriptional regulator, which produces MTARREGVREKQADRRARTRNALLESAARGLSTYGYGNLALERVAADAGYTRGALYHLFANKEDLALAVVKWVEETWAAEVGGPAAEEADPVDALLVMARGHAVYCRRDVADVMRALSVEFSGQDHAVGRALTEVIDRLTAECTERIAAARESGAIPPGPPPHEVASAYLGTLEGLVSSVAGHAPHDVELIERAVRGLLGLPPKACTAEA; this is translated from the coding sequence ATGACGGCACGGCGCGAAGGTGTCCGCGAGAAGCAGGCGGACCGGCGTGCCCGCACTCGGAACGCCCTGCTGGAGTCGGCGGCCCGCGGTCTTTCCACGTACGGATACGGCAACTTGGCGCTCGAACGGGTGGCGGCCGACGCGGGCTACACACGTGGCGCCCTCTACCACCTGTTCGCCAACAAGGAAGACCTCGCACTGGCCGTGGTGAAGTGGGTCGAGGAGACCTGGGCCGCCGAAGTGGGCGGTCCTGCCGCCGAAGAGGCCGATCCCGTCGACGCGCTGCTCGTGATGGCCCGGGGCCACGCCGTGTACTGCCGCCGTGACGTGGCCGACGTAATGAGGGCTCTGTCGGTGGAGTTCTCCGGGCAGGACCACGCGGTCGGCCGCGCGCTCACCGAGGTGATCGACCGGCTCACCGCGGAATGCACCGAACGGATCGCCGCCGCCCGGGAGAGCGGCGCGATCCCTCCCGGGCCGCCTCCCCATGAGGTCGCGTCCGCCTATCTCGGCACCCTCGAAGGCCTGGTGAGCAGCGTCGCCGGGCACGCACCGCACGACGTCGAACTGATCGAAAGGGCGGTGCGGGGCCTGCTGGGCCTGCCGCCCAAGGCTTGCACGGCCGAGGCGTAG
- a CDS encoding TetR/AcrR family transcriptional regulator, with product MVANPQERTRRRLSTEERKEQLLSAGARLFAQNPYDDVWVERVAEIAGVSRGLLYHYFPTKSDFFAAVVQRESTRMLRLTAAVPGVPVRDQIGTGLDTFLTYVESHAEGFRAFHRAAETGDATVRRIYREGLAAHEDQILQALAADPETASTPHDLPTLRLAVRGWLAFMVTVCLEWLEEPELLPRAQVRDLCARALLGAIAP from the coding sequence ATGGTCGCGAACCCGCAGGAGCGCACGCGCCGCAGACTCAGCACCGAGGAGCGCAAGGAACAGCTGCTCTCGGCAGGGGCGCGGCTCTTCGCCCAGAATCCGTACGACGACGTGTGGGTCGAGCGGGTGGCGGAGATCGCAGGCGTCTCACGCGGCCTGCTGTACCACTATTTCCCGACCAAGAGCGACTTCTTCGCCGCCGTGGTGCAGCGTGAGAGCACACGCATGCTGCGCCTGACGGCGGCCGTGCCCGGAGTCCCGGTCCGCGACCAGATCGGCACGGGCCTCGACACGTTCCTCACGTACGTCGAGTCGCACGCCGAAGGTTTTCGCGCGTTCCACCGGGCGGCGGAGACGGGCGACGCCACGGTCCGCAGGATCTACCGCGAAGGCCTCGCGGCCCACGAGGACCAGATCCTCCAAGCCCTGGCCGCGGACCCCGAAACGGCGTCCACTCCCCACGACCTTCCGACCCTGCGCCTGGCCGTGCGCGGCTGGCTCGCCTTCATGGTGACCGTCTGCCTGGAGTGGCTTGAGGAGCCGGAGCTGCTGCCGCGTGCACAGGTGCGGGACCTGTGCGCGAGGGCGTTGCTGGGCGCGATCGCGCCGTGA
- a CDS encoding cytochrome P450 — protein sequence MAQVSQASQISQTSQVAEGAEAPPKGFRSAELGWPRLDLIPHPPRRLPLVGDVLGANVRTPVQDSMRIGSGLGPIFRRKAFGKEIVFVWGAELAAELADESRFAKHVGLGVANLRPVAGDGLFTAYNHEPNWQLAHDILAPGFSRDAMAGYHPLMLDVARQLTARWDASEQTGRAVDVPGDMTKLTLETIARTGFGHDFGSFERSRPHPFVSAMVGTLSYAQRRNVVPPALAPLLLRGATRRNAADMAYLNRTVDDVVAARRAAPGPGDGDLLDRMLEVAHPDTGERLSAENIRRQVITFLVAGHETTSGALSFALHYLSRSPEVLARAQAEIDEIWGDAQEPAYEQVAKLRYLRRVLDESLRLWPTAPAFSRQARHDTTIGGVHPMREGAWALVLATLLHRDPAAWGERPDEFDPDRFAPSAVRARPAHVFKPFGTGARACIGRQFALHEATLVLGLLLRRYDLHADPGYRLRVVERLTLMPDGLTLRLTRRASAA from the coding sequence ATGGCGCAGGTCTCGCAGGCATCGCAGATATCACAGACATCGCAGGTGGCGGAGGGTGCGGAGGCTCCTCCCAAAGGGTTTCGCAGCGCCGAGCTCGGGTGGCCGCGCCTCGATCTCATCCCGCATCCCCCGCGCCGCCTGCCCCTGGTCGGCGACGTCCTGGGCGCCAACGTCCGTACGCCGGTGCAGGATTCGATGCGCATCGGCAGCGGGCTCGGGCCCATCTTCCGCCGCAAGGCGTTCGGCAAGGAGATCGTCTTCGTCTGGGGCGCCGAGCTCGCCGCGGAACTGGCCGACGAGTCGCGCTTCGCCAAGCACGTGGGTCTGGGTGTCGCCAACCTGCGGCCGGTGGCGGGCGACGGCCTGTTCACCGCGTACAACCACGAGCCCAACTGGCAGCTGGCGCACGACATACTCGCCCCGGGCTTCAGCCGGGACGCGATGGCCGGCTACCACCCGCTGATGCTGGACGTCGCCCGGCAGCTGACCGCCCGCTGGGACGCGAGCGAGCAGACGGGCAGGGCCGTTGACGTGCCCGGCGACATGACGAAGCTGACCCTGGAGACGATCGCCCGCACCGGATTCGGGCACGACTTCGGCTCCTTCGAGCGGTCACGGCCGCACCCCTTCGTGTCGGCCATGGTCGGCACGCTCTCCTACGCCCAGCGCCGCAACGTCGTGCCGCCCGCCCTGGCCCCGCTGCTACTGCGCGGCGCCACCCGGCGCAACGCCGCCGACATGGCGTATCTCAACCGCACCGTCGACGACGTGGTCGCGGCCCGCCGCGCCGCACCGGGCCCCGGCGACGGCGATCTGCTCGACCGGATGCTGGAGGTCGCCCACCCCGACACCGGCGAGCGGCTCTCCGCGGAGAACATCCGCCGTCAGGTCATCACCTTCCTGGTCGCCGGGCACGAGACGACCTCGGGCGCCCTGTCGTTCGCGCTGCACTATCTCTCGCGCTCCCCCGAAGTCCTTGCCCGCGCCCAGGCCGAGATCGACGAGATCTGGGGCGACGCACAAGAGCCCGCGTACGAGCAGGTCGCCAAGCTCCGCTATCTGCGGCGGGTCCTGGACGAGTCGCTGCGGCTGTGGCCGACCGCGCCCGCCTTCTCGCGCCAGGCCCGGCACGACACGACGATCGGCGGTGTGCACCCGATGCGCGAGGGGGCCTGGGCGCTCGTCCTCGCCACGCTGCTGCACCGCGATCCGGCGGCGTGGGGCGAGCGGCCCGACGAGTTCGACCCCGACCGGTTCGCCCCTTCGGCGGTACGCGCGCGGCCGGCCCACGTCTTCAAGCCGTTCGGTACGGGCGCGCGGGCCTGCATCGGCCGTCAGTTCGCGCTGCACGAGGCGACCTTGGTGCTCGGACTGCTCCTGCGCCGCTACGACCTGCACGCCGACCCCGGCTACCGCCTGCGGGTCGTCGAGCGTCTCACGCTCATGCCGGACGGCCTCACGCTGCGGCTCACCCGCCGCGCCAGCGCCGCGTAG
- a CDS encoding TetR/AcrR family transcriptional regulator: MLEEAMTAIAENGLAALTMSALAERLGTSGGHILYYFGSKDRLLLEALSWSEAALTEERRALLAGRAAPARKLDRFLRMYLPKGPRDPRWMLWIELWARAGANAPLRTAQDDLDLGWQADLETLLTQGAAQEAFAVDDAAARAGELLALLDGLSTRVVLGQRGADRKGALASARSAAERLVGRPEATGT; encoded by the coding sequence ATGCTGGAGGAGGCGATGACGGCGATCGCCGAGAACGGCCTCGCCGCCCTCACCATGTCCGCGCTCGCCGAGCGCCTCGGCACCAGCGGCGGCCACATCCTGTACTACTTCGGCAGCAAGGACCGCCTGCTCCTTGAGGCGCTGAGCTGGAGCGAGGCCGCGCTCACCGAGGAGCGGCGCGCGCTGCTCGCGGGCCGGGCGGCACCCGCACGCAAGCTCGACCGTTTCCTGCGGATGTATCTGCCCAAGGGGCCGCGCGACCCCCGCTGGATGCTCTGGATCGAGCTGTGGGCGCGCGCCGGTGCCAACGCGCCGCTCCGCACGGCCCAGGACGATCTCGACCTCGGCTGGCAGGCGGATCTGGAGACCCTGCTCACCCAGGGCGCGGCTCAGGAGGCCTTCGCGGTGGACGACGCCGCGGCCCGCGCCGGTGAACTCCTCGCACTCCTCGACGGCCTGAGCACCCGTGTCGTCCTCGGGCAGCGCGGCGCGGACCGCAAGGGGGCGCTCGCCTCCGCGCGCTCGGCGGCCGAGCGGCTCGTCGGGCGCCCCGAGGCGACCGGTACGTAG
- a CDS encoding purine-cytosine permease family protein: MTQEAPGSAGTKTTGTKTAGTKTTGTTSAGIGTGVTSDEVFRVETHGIDPIPDEDRHGSARDLFWLWFGSNLTFTYVINGALAVSFGLSFWQATAVVVIGGLSFFVISAAGLSGIRTGTATLVISRAAFGVLGNFPAGLLNWVVSIGYTIVNTVVGTLALEALFTDLGWSGGDAARALALAVTLAMTFAVAMWGHATVQLAERWMAYVLAAGFGVLLVFVLPDAEFGAAGGGGAGFSGWTLAFVVMLAGPFSYLPMPADYTRYLPRDTSLRSITVSGALGGLVSSVALGVAGVAAATQADMTDTVAGVEKLLPGWFQPVFLLLVLGGSVTNSILTLYSSSLNLQVLGIPWSRARAIVISIVVTALGSLGALFLTDFTESLLSFLSLLIIVFAPWGGVFLADMLLRRCRYDTEALHTTGRDGAYWYRAGVHPAGMAALVTGMAFAALTCDSELWTGPLVAPLGGGDLTLLGSVVAGLTYWALARRSVRASPSASA, from the coding sequence ATGACGCAAGAGGCCCCGGGTTCCGCCGGAACGAAGACCACCGGAACGAAGACGGCCGGAACGAAGACCACCGGAACGACCTCCGCCGGGATCGGCACGGGCGTCACCAGCGACGAGGTGTTCCGGGTCGAGACCCACGGCATCGATCCGATCCCGGACGAGGACCGGCACGGCAGCGCCAGGGATCTGTTCTGGCTCTGGTTCGGCTCCAACCTGACCTTCACCTACGTCATCAACGGCGCACTCGCCGTCAGCTTCGGCCTCAGCTTCTGGCAGGCCACCGCCGTGGTCGTGATCGGCGGGCTCTCCTTCTTCGTCATCAGCGCGGCCGGCCTCAGCGGCATCCGCACCGGCACCGCGACCCTCGTCATCTCGCGCGCCGCCTTCGGGGTTCTCGGGAACTTCCCCGCCGGGCTGCTCAACTGGGTGGTGTCCATCGGCTACACCATCGTCAACACGGTGGTCGGCACGCTCGCCCTCGAAGCCCTCTTCACCGACCTCGGCTGGTCGGGCGGGGACGCCGCGCGCGCCCTCGCGCTCGCGGTGACCCTCGCCATGACCTTCGCCGTGGCCATGTGGGGACATGCCACCGTGCAGCTCGCCGAGCGCTGGATGGCGTACGTGCTGGCCGCCGGCTTCGGGGTGCTGCTCGTCTTCGTGCTGCCCGACGCCGAGTTCGGTGCGGCCGGGGGCGGTGGGGCGGGCTTCTCCGGCTGGACCCTCGCGTTCGTGGTGATGCTCGCGGGGCCGTTCTCGTATCTGCCGATGCCCGCCGACTACACCCGCTATCTGCCGCGGGACACCTCGCTGCGCTCGATCACCGTCAGCGGCGCGCTGGGCGGTCTCGTCTCCTCCGTGGCGCTCGGTGTCGCGGGCGTCGCGGCCGCCACGCAGGCCGACATGACGGATACGGTCGCGGGAGTGGAGAAGCTGCTTCCGGGGTGGTTCCAGCCGGTGTTCCTGCTGCTGGTGCTCGGCGGCTCGGTCACCAACTCGATCCTCACGCTCTACTCCTCAAGCCTCAACCTCCAGGTGCTCGGCATCCCTTGGAGCCGGGCGAGGGCCATCGTCATCAGCATCGTCGTGACGGCACTCGGCTCGCTCGGCGCGCTGTTCCTGACCGACTTCACCGAGTCGCTGCTCAGCTTCCTCTCCCTCCTGATCATCGTGTTCGCGCCGTGGGGCGGCGTGTTCCTCGCCGACATGCTCCTGCGGCGCTGCCGGTACGACACCGAGGCCCTGCACACCACCGGCCGCGACGGGGCCTACTGGTACCGGGCCGGGGTCCACCCCGCCGGGATGGCCGCCCTGGTCACCGGGATGGCCTTCGCCGCGCTGACCTGCGACTCGGAGCTGTGGACAGGGCCGCTGGTCGCGCCGCTCGGCGGCGGTGATCTCACCCTCCTCGGCTCGGTCGTCGCCGGACTCACGTACTGGGCGCTGGCCCGCCGCAGTGTTCGCGCTTCTCCGTCCGCCTCCGCTTGA
- a CDS encoding amidohydrolase, with product MTSTTPRPADLVLRNARIHTVDPDLPCAEALAVLDGRIAWLGPDTEADSWTGEGTRVVDGGGRLVLPGFIDAHNHVRLGSDDACVQLAGARTLDEIHDRIRAWRAENPGADWIEAEAFDYSAIPGGRMPNAADLDPVTGDTPAFVLSYDVHTAWLNTAALRRLGVDRDRTSLPFGRAETDPATGEPTGFIKDFAVKGLSRDGHRALRELGLPWASPDRQYGRLAKSLDDAIGFGITTVVEPQNSLDDLELFTRARAEGRLRSRIVAALFHPRGTSDADLDDFADAARRFADDRLRVGPLKLYIDDVVEPRTAALLEPYSGCRRHRGDTFYPAHEFAELLAKLDARGFQCFVHATGDRGIRTVLDAVEHARALNGPRDARHQVVHVECLDPADTPRFAELGVVACMQPRHCAPEIAGPGQDWAENIGADRWHKAWPMRSLHEAGAVLALSSDWNVAEMDPMAGIYTALTRRPLGGGEAWQPDETLDVETAVHGYTMGSAYANFLEDDRGSLTVGKLADFVVLSRDILRARPEDIPGTRADVVVVGGVVTVE from the coding sequence ATGACCAGCACCACCCCCAGGCCCGCGGATCTCGTCCTGCGCAACGCCCGCATCCACACCGTCGACCCGGACCTCCCCTGCGCCGAGGCGCTCGCCGTCCTGGACGGGCGCATCGCATGGCTCGGGCCCGACACGGAAGCGGACTCCTGGACCGGCGAGGGCACACGGGTCGTCGACGGCGGCGGGCGCCTGGTCCTGCCCGGCTTCATCGACGCCCACAACCACGTGCGCCTCGGCTCCGACGACGCCTGCGTACAGCTCGCCGGTGCGCGCACCCTCGACGAGATCCACGACCGCATCCGCGCCTGGCGCGCCGAGAATCCCGGCGCCGACTGGATCGAGGCAGAGGCGTTCGACTACTCCGCGATCCCCGGCGGCCGTATGCCGAACGCCGCCGACCTCGATCCCGTCACCGGCGACACCCCGGCCTTCGTCCTGAGCTACGACGTCCACACCGCCTGGCTCAACACGGCAGCCCTGCGCCGACTCGGCGTCGACCGCGACCGTACGTCGCTGCCGTTCGGCCGCGCCGAGACCGACCCGGCGACGGGCGAACCCACCGGCTTCATCAAGGACTTCGCGGTCAAGGGGCTCTCCCGCGACGGGCACCGCGCCCTGCGCGAGCTCGGCCTGCCATGGGCCTCACCCGACCGGCAGTACGGGCGCCTCGCCAAGAGCCTCGACGACGCGATCGGCTTCGGCATCACCACGGTCGTCGAGCCGCAGAACTCCCTGGACGACCTGGAGCTTTTCACCCGCGCCCGCGCGGAGGGACGGCTGCGTTCGCGCATCGTCGCCGCGCTCTTCCATCCGCGCGGCACGTCCGACGCGGACCTGGACGACTTCGCGGACGCCGCACGGCGGTTCGCGGACGACCGGCTGCGGGTCGGGCCGCTCAAGCTCTACATCGACGACGTCGTCGAGCCCCGCACGGCCGCGCTCCTGGAGCCCTACTCGGGATGCAGGCGGCACCGGGGCGACACGTTCTACCCCGCGCACGAGTTCGCGGAACTGCTCGCGAAGCTGGACGCCCGCGGCTTCCAGTGCTTCGTGCACGCCACCGGTGACCGGGGCATCCGCACGGTCCTTGACGCCGTCGAGCACGCCCGCGCCCTCAATGGTCCGCGCGACGCCCGCCACCAGGTCGTGCACGTCGAGTGCCTGGACCCCGCCGACACCCCGCGCTTCGCCGAACTCGGTGTCGTGGCCTGCATGCAGCCGCGCCACTGCGCCCCCGAGATCGCGGGCCCCGGCCAGGACTGGGCCGAGAACATCGGCGCCGACCGGTGGCACAAGGCCTGGCCGATGCGGAGCCTGCACGAGGCGGGGGCGGTCCTCGCGCTCTCCAGCGACTGGAACGTCGCCGAGATGGACCCGATGGCGGGCATCTACACCGCCCTCACCCGCCGCCCCCTCGGCGGCGGCGAAGCCTGGCAGCCCGACGAGACGCTCGACGTGGAGACGGCCGTCCACGGCTACACGATGGGCTCCGCGTACGCCAACTTCCTTGAGGACGACCGGGGTTCGCTGACCGTGGGCAAGCTGGCCGACTTCGTCGTGCTGTCGCGGGACATCCTGCGGGCGCGTCCCGAGGACATCCCGGGAACGAGGGCCGATGTCGTGGTGGTGGG